A single genomic interval of Rhea pennata isolate bPtePen1 chromosome 5, bPtePen1.pri, whole genome shotgun sequence harbors:
- the WEE1 gene encoding wee1-like protein kinase isoform X1: MSFLSLQQQAAAPRRVSARRAAAPIRQKLLFLSGHSDCEEEEEDEEEEGGSSGNSTGEDSAFQEADSPLSAARTPARGDPPLLEEEEDEEMEPAAAPLPDEGDSWEEEGFGSSPVKSPGAYFMAGSPSPPPPHKGRRYCGRSPPHLTAGGYRVRSEEPSSPLPDYPGTPPHKTFRKLRLFDTPHTPKSLLSKAQGMGSSSVKLRGGSLFMNVGKSEKQDPDIRQTPHVNINPFTPDSMFLHNSEGQVRRRKRTHWNDSCGEDMEASDGEPEDETTRPAKRITITESNMKSRYATEFHELEKIGSGEFGSVFKCVKRLDGCIYAIKRSKKPLAGSVDEQNALREVYAHAVLGQHSHVVRYYSAWAEDDHMLIQNEYCNGGSLADAISENYRNMRYFTEPELKDLLLQVARGLKYIHSMSLVHMDIKPSNIFISRTSVPSTTSEEGDDDDWSSDRVIFKIGDLGHVTRVSSPQVEEGDSRFLANEVLQENYTHLPKADIFALALTVVCAAGAEPLPTNGDQWHEIRQGKLPRIPQVLSQELLDLLKVMINPDPEKRPSAVALVKHSVLLSAAKKSAEQLRIELNAEKFKNSLLQKELKKAQMAKAAAEERALFTDRMTTRSTTQNRPSRLIGKKMNRSVSLTIY; this comes from the exons ATGAGCTTCCtgagcctgcagcagcaggcggcggcgccgcggcgggtctcggcccggcgggcggccgccccgaTCCGGCAGAAGCTGCTGTTCCTGAGCGGCCACAGCGActgcgaggaggaggaggaagacgaggaggaggaaggcggcagcagcggcaACAGCACGGGCGAGGACTCGGCCTTCCAGGAGGCGGACTCGCCGCTCTCGGCGGCTCGCACCCCGGCGCGGGGCGATCCGCcgctgctggaggaggaggaggacgaggagatggagccggcggcagcgccgctgCCGGACGAGGGGGACTcgtgggaggaggaagggttCGGCTCGTCCCCGGTGAAATCGCCCGGAGCCTATTTCATGGCCGGCtcgccctcgccgccgcccccccACAAGGGCCGCCGCTACTGCGGGCGCTCGCCGCCGCACCTGACGGCGGGCGGCTACCGGGTGCGGAGCGAGGAGCCCAGCTCCCCGCTGCCCGACTACCCCGGCACCCCGCCCCACAAGACCTTCCGCAAGCTGCGCCTCTTCGACACGCCGCACACGCCCAAG agtTTGCTTTCTAAAGCACAAGGAATGGGTTCCAGCTCAGTTAAACTTCGAGGTGGCTCTCTGTTTATGAATGTTGGGAAATCTGAGAAGCAAGATCCTGATATTAGACAAACACCTCATGTGAACATCAATCCCTTCACTCCTGATTCAATGTTTCTTCATAACTCTGAAGGACAAGTTCGTCGGAGAAAGAGAACTCACTGGAATGA CTCTTGTGGAGAGGACATGGAAGCAAGTGATGGAGAGCCTGAAGATGAAACAACCAGACCTGCTAAG AGGATCACAATAACAGAAAGTAATATGAAGTCACGGTATGCAACTGAATTCCATGAGTTGGAGAAGATTGGATCTGGTGAATTTGGTTCTGTGTTCAAATGTGTGAAAAGGCTCGATGGCTGTATTTATGCTATAAAGCGATCTAAGAAACCTTTAGCTGGCTCAGTGGATGA GCAAAATGCTTTAAGAGAGGTCTATGCACATGCAGTTCTGGGACAGCATTCTCATGTAGTAAGATACTACTCTGCATGGGCAGAAGATGATCATATGCTTATACAGAATGAGTATTGTAATG GTGGCAGTTTAGCAGATGCCATAAgtgaaaattacagaaatatgcGTTACTTTACTGAACCAGAGCTAAAAGACCTACTACTTCAGGTGGCTCGGGGCTTAAAGTACATTCATTCAATGTCACTGGTACACATGGATATCAAACCTA gTAATATTTTCATATCTAGGACATCAGTCCCAAGTACAACTTCAGAAGAAGGTGACGATGATGACTGGTCGTCTGATAgagttatatttaaaatag GTGATCTTGGTCATGTAACTCGAGTATCTAGTCCACAAGTGGAGGAAGGTGATAGCCGTTTTCTTGCAAATGAAGTCCTACAAGAG aattacaCTCACTTGCCGAAAGCGGATATTTTTGCTCTTGCTCTGACTGTTGtctgtgctgctggtgctgaaCCACTTCCAACTAATGGGGACCAATGGCATGAAATTCGACAAGGAAAACTTCCTAGAATACCACAAGTGCTTTCTCAAGAATTACTAGATTTACTAAAA GTTATGATTAACCCTGATCCAGAGAAAAGGCCTTCAGCTGTGGCACTAGTCAAGCAttcagtgctgctgtctgcCGCAAAAAAGAGCGCAGAGCAGCTGCGGATAGAACTGAAtgctgaaaaattcaaaaactcTCTCTTGCAGAA AGAGCTGAAGAAGGCGCAAATGGCAAAGGCTGCAGCTGAGGAGCGAGCACTGTTCACAGACAGAATGACAACTAGATCTACAACACAAAATAGACCATCTCGACtcattggaaagaaaatgaaccGCTCAGTTAGCCTTACTATATACTGA
- the WEE1 gene encoding wee1-like protein kinase isoform X2, producing MEPAAAPLPDEGDSWEEEGFGSSPVKSPGAYFMAGSPSPPPPHKGRRYCGRSPPHLTAGGYRVRSEEPSSPLPDYPGTPPHKTFRKLRLFDTPHTPKSLLSKAQGMGSSSVKLRGGSLFMNVGKSEKQDPDIRQTPHVNINPFTPDSMFLHNSEGQVRRRKRTHWNDSCGEDMEASDGEPEDETTRPAKQRITITESNMKSRYATEFHELEKIGSGEFGSVFKCVKRLDGCIYAIKRSKKPLAGSVDEQNALREVYAHAVLGQHSHVVRYYSAWAEDDHMLIQNEYCNGGSLADAISENYRNMRYFTEPELKDLLLQVARGLKYIHSMSLVHMDIKPSNIFISRTSVPSTTSEEGDDDDWSSDRVIFKIGDLGHVTRVSSPQVEEGDSRFLANEVLQENYTHLPKADIFALALTVVCAAGAEPLPTNGDQWHEIRQGKLPRIPQVLSQELLDLLKVMINPDPEKRPSAVALVKHSVLLSAAKKSAEQLRIELNAEKFKNSLLQKELKKAQMAKAAAEERALFTDRMTTRSTTQNRPSRLIGKKMNRSVSLTIY from the exons atggagccggcggcagcgccgctgCCGGACGAGGGGGACTcgtgggaggaggaagggttCGGCTCGTCCCCGGTGAAATCGCCCGGAGCCTATTTCATGGCCGGCtcgccctcgccgccgcccccccACAAGGGCCGCCGCTACTGCGGGCGCTCGCCGCCGCACCTGACGGCGGGCGGCTACCGGGTGCGGAGCGAGGAGCCCAGCTCCCCGCTGCCCGACTACCCCGGCACCCCGCCCCACAAGACCTTCCGCAAGCTGCGCCTCTTCGACACGCCGCACACGCCCAAG agtTTGCTTTCTAAAGCACAAGGAATGGGTTCCAGCTCAGTTAAACTTCGAGGTGGCTCTCTGTTTATGAATGTTGGGAAATCTGAGAAGCAAGATCCTGATATTAGACAAACACCTCATGTGAACATCAATCCCTTCACTCCTGATTCAATGTTTCTTCATAACTCTGAAGGACAAGTTCGTCGGAGAAAGAGAACTCACTGGAATGA CTCTTGTGGAGAGGACATGGAAGCAAGTGATGGAGAGCCTGAAGATGAAACAACCAGACCTGCTAAG CAGAGGATCACAATAACAGAAAGTAATATGAAGTCACGGTATGCAACTGAATTCCATGAGTTGGAGAAGATTGGATCTGGTGAATTTGGTTCTGTGTTCAAATGTGTGAAAAGGCTCGATGGCTGTATTTATGCTATAAAGCGATCTAAGAAACCTTTAGCTGGCTCAGTGGATGA GCAAAATGCTTTAAGAGAGGTCTATGCACATGCAGTTCTGGGACAGCATTCTCATGTAGTAAGATACTACTCTGCATGGGCAGAAGATGATCATATGCTTATACAGAATGAGTATTGTAATG GTGGCAGTTTAGCAGATGCCATAAgtgaaaattacagaaatatgcGTTACTTTACTGAACCAGAGCTAAAAGACCTACTACTTCAGGTGGCTCGGGGCTTAAAGTACATTCATTCAATGTCACTGGTACACATGGATATCAAACCTA gTAATATTTTCATATCTAGGACATCAGTCCCAAGTACAACTTCAGAAGAAGGTGACGATGATGACTGGTCGTCTGATAgagttatatttaaaatag GTGATCTTGGTCATGTAACTCGAGTATCTAGTCCACAAGTGGAGGAAGGTGATAGCCGTTTTCTTGCAAATGAAGTCCTACAAGAG aattacaCTCACTTGCCGAAAGCGGATATTTTTGCTCTTGCTCTGACTGTTGtctgtgctgctggtgctgaaCCACTTCCAACTAATGGGGACCAATGGCATGAAATTCGACAAGGAAAACTTCCTAGAATACCACAAGTGCTTTCTCAAGAATTACTAGATTTACTAAAA GTTATGATTAACCCTGATCCAGAGAAAAGGCCTTCAGCTGTGGCACTAGTCAAGCAttcagtgctgctgtctgcCGCAAAAAAGAGCGCAGAGCAGCTGCGGATAGAACTGAAtgctgaaaaattcaaaaactcTCTCTTGCAGAA AGAGCTGAAGAAGGCGCAAATGGCAAAGGCTGCAGCTGAGGAGCGAGCACTGTTCACAGACAGAATGACAACTAGATCTACAACACAAAATAGACCATCTCGACtcattggaaagaaaatgaaccGCTCAGTTAGCCTTACTATATACTGA